DNA sequence from the Thermus sp. LT1-2-5 genome:
CGGCGGCCAGCACCACGGGGCGATTTTACAGAAAAGGGGGTGTGGGGGCCATAATGCCCCGGTTTTCAAACCGGGGGGACCCCCACGCGCTCCGAAGGAGCGTGTAGCGGGATAAGCGAAAAGCGCGCTATCCTACGTGGAGGACGGGGATGCGCAAAGCCTTCAAGTACCGCCTCTACCCCACCCAACCCCAGGCCAAGGACCTGGAGCGCACCCTGGACCTCTGC
Encoded proteins:
- a CDS encoding helix-turn-helix domain-containing protein, encoding MRKAFKYRLYPTQPQAKDLERTLDLC